One genomic region from Ptychodera flava strain L36383 chromosome 5, AS_Pfla_20210202, whole genome shotgun sequence encodes:
- the LOC139133363 gene encoding calmodulin-like isoform X3 — protein sequence MDWLSVWRWVSGPYTSQTTETTTLTTTTQNQGSPCKEKFTREDILLIFKAMDKDGNGYLTADEIRQTLVETKAYENEEQVQKMITEADRDGDGRINYLEFTGVMDFVNSKP from the exons ATGGACTGGCTGTCCGTAT GGAGATGGGTATCAGGTCCTTACACGAGTCAAACTACAGAAACCACGACGTTGACGACGACGACACAAAACCAAGGCTCACCGTGTAAAG AAAAATTCACCAGGGAAGATATTTTACTCATTTTCAAAGCCATGGACAAGGACGGCAACGGGTACTTGACTGCCGATGAAATTAGGCAGACTCTGGTTGAAACCAAAGCGTATGAGAACGAAGAACAGGTTCAGAAAATGATCACGGAAGCTGACAGGGACGGCGATGGTCGAATAAATTACCTGGAGTTCACTGGTGTTATGGACTTCGTCAATTCAAAACCATAG
- the LOC139133363 gene encoding calmodulin-like isoform X1: protein MGCTSSSNKMKNRRWVSGPYTSQTTETTTLTTTTQNQGSPCKEKFTREDILLIFKAMDKDGNGYLTADEIRQTLVETKAYENEEQVQKMITEADRDGDGRINYLEFTGVMDFVNSKP from the exons GGAGATGGGTATCAGGTCCTTACACGAGTCAAACTACAGAAACCACGACGTTGACGACGACGACACAAAACCAAGGCTCACCGTGTAAAG AAAAATTCACCAGGGAAGATATTTTACTCATTTTCAAAGCCATGGACAAGGACGGCAACGGGTACTTGACTGCCGATGAAATTAGGCAGACTCTGGTTGAAACCAAAGCGTATGAGAACGAAGAACAGGTTCAGAAAATGATCACGGAAGCTGACAGGGACGGCGATGGTCGAATAAATTACCTGGAGTTCACTGGTGTTATGGACTTCGTCAATTCAAAACCATAG
- the LOC139133363 gene encoding calmodulin-like isoform X2 — protein MEDAGQLLVSTRGRWVSGPYTSQTTETTTLTTTTQNQGSPCKEKFTREDILLIFKAMDKDGNGYLTADEIRQTLVETKAYENEEQVQKMITEADRDGDGRINYLEFTGVMDFVNSKP, from the exons ATGGAGGACGCGGGGCAACTGTTAGTCAGCACAAGGG GGAGATGGGTATCAGGTCCTTACACGAGTCAAACTACAGAAACCACGACGTTGACGACGACGACACAAAACCAAGGCTCACCGTGTAAAG AAAAATTCACCAGGGAAGATATTTTACTCATTTTCAAAGCCATGGACAAGGACGGCAACGGGTACTTGACTGCCGATGAAATTAGGCAGACTCTGGTTGAAACCAAAGCGTATGAGAACGAAGAACAGGTTCAGAAAATGATCACGGAAGCTGACAGGGACGGCGATGGTCGAATAAATTACCTGGAGTTCACTGGTGTTATGGACTTCGTCAATTCAAAACCATAG